In a genomic window of Microterricola viridarii:
- a CDS encoding ABC transporter permease, with the protein MLLLFFALVRTENFFRLATWQSMAVQFPEFGLMALGVMLTMIIGGIDLSVVGIANMTAIGSATLMLSIAPTGSDSPQGYLALMAAIFFSLLVGALAGAFNGFLVAKVKIPAILVTLGTFELFTGIAVIISGGKPTSGLPPQYGEVMASRLFGVIPMPLIIFIVATMVIGVLMYKTAFGTKLYMLGSNETAAEFSGLKTTSLTIRTYMISGLLASVAGLVMLGNYNSAKADYGSTYTLLAILIVVLGGVNPNGGSGRLAGVILAVVVLQVLSSLLNTFPHISNFYRPLIWGGVLLLVIVVNQWDKRDHLARLFRWKGTTS; encoded by the coding sequence GTGCTTCTGCTGTTCTTCGCGCTCGTCAGAACGGAGAACTTCTTCCGGCTCGCCACCTGGCAGTCCATGGCCGTCCAGTTTCCGGAGTTCGGGCTGATGGCGCTCGGCGTCATGCTCACCATGATCATCGGTGGCATCGATCTGTCGGTCGTGGGCATCGCGAACATGACCGCCATCGGCAGCGCCACCCTGATGCTGTCGATCGCGCCTACCGGCTCAGACAGCCCGCAGGGCTACCTCGCCCTGATGGCGGCGATCTTCTTCTCGCTGCTGGTCGGCGCACTTGCCGGCGCCTTCAACGGTTTCCTGGTGGCGAAAGTGAAGATCCCGGCGATCCTCGTGACTCTGGGCACCTTCGAGCTCTTCACCGGCATCGCCGTGATCATCAGCGGAGGAAAGCCCACAAGCGGCCTACCGCCGCAATATGGCGAGGTGATGGCGAGCCGGCTGTTCGGTGTCATCCCCATGCCGCTGATCATCTTCATCGTTGCCACCATGGTCATCGGCGTGCTGATGTACAAGACCGCATTCGGCACGAAGCTCTACATGCTGGGATCGAATGAGACCGCGGCAGAGTTCAGCGGGCTCAAGACGACGAGCCTCACCATCCGCACCTACATGATCTCCGGACTCCTCGCCTCGGTGGCCGGTCTGGTGATGCTCGGCAACTACAACTCGGCGAAGGCTGATTATGGCTCGACCTACACGTTGCTGGCGATCCTCATCGTCGTGCTCGGTGGCGTGAACCCCAATGGCGGATCGGGGCGCCTCGCCGGCGTGATCCTCGCCGTTGTCGTGCTGCAGGTGCTCTCCTCGCTGCTGAACACCTTCCCCCACATCAGCAACTTCTACCGCCCACTCATCTGGGGCGGTGTGCTCCTTCTGGTCATCGTTGTCAACCAGTGGGACAAACGTGACCATCTCGCTCGACTCTTCCGCTGGAAAGGGACAACCTCATGA
- a CDS encoding LacI family DNA-binding transcriptional regulator — protein sequence MSKAADSSARASVKIRDVAAFADVSTGTVSNTINHPERVHPRTRLLVEQAIQELGFVPNQQARVLTGAVSNVIGLVVLDVESPFYMGTAHAVERSVRDSGLVVMLCNSEGEIVRESALLSMLAAQHVRGVLLAPATPEEHADRYVKLPQDLPVVLLDFDGGATHCSVSVDNVAGGALAVRHLLDLGHERIAYVGGSLSLRQFAQRAAGARQAMTDAGLDPEKMLTEVSVSGLGIRDGQRAVELLLEGTLPEAIFCGNDMLAFGVYRGLVNAGLRVPEDVALVGYDDIDFAKNWVVPLTSIRQPIDDLGHQAAQLLLDHSSRDSSHVHRQVILKPELVVRRSTDRRAEPRSPGSAGGTVTR from the coding sequence ATGAGCAAAGCCGCAGACTCGTCAGCTCGTGCCTCCGTCAAGATCCGCGACGTGGCAGCGTTCGCGGACGTCTCGACGGGAACGGTTTCCAACACGATCAACCACCCCGAACGCGTGCACCCGCGCACACGCCTGCTGGTGGAGCAGGCCATTCAGGAGCTCGGCTTTGTGCCGAACCAGCAGGCGCGCGTGCTCACAGGAGCCGTGAGCAATGTGATCGGGCTGGTCGTGCTCGATGTCGAGAGCCCGTTCTATATGGGAACAGCCCATGCCGTTGAACGCTCGGTCCGAGATTCGGGACTCGTCGTCATGCTCTGCAACTCGGAGGGTGAGATCGTTCGAGAGTCTGCACTGCTCTCCATGCTCGCTGCGCAGCACGTTCGCGGTGTTCTGCTCGCGCCGGCGACGCCGGAGGAGCACGCCGATCGCTACGTGAAACTTCCACAGGACCTGCCGGTCGTGCTCCTCGACTTCGACGGCGGCGCTACGCATTGCTCGGTGTCTGTCGACAACGTCGCCGGAGGCGCTCTGGCAGTGCGACACCTGCTGGATCTCGGGCATGAGCGGATCGCGTATGTGGGTGGATCGCTCAGCCTCCGCCAATTCGCGCAACGTGCGGCCGGAGCCCGCCAGGCGATGACTGACGCCGGGCTGGACCCCGAGAAGATGCTCACAGAAGTCAGCGTTTCTGGCCTCGGCATCCGCGACGGCCAACGAGCCGTCGAACTCCTCCTGGAGGGGACACTGCCCGAGGCCATCTTCTGCGGAAACGACATGCTCGCCTTCGGCGTGTACCGCGGACTGGTGAATGCCGGCCTGCGTGTGCCGGAAGATGTCGCACTAGTCGGTTATGACGACATCGACTTCGCGAAGAACTGGGTCGTGCCGCTGACCTCGATTCGCCAACCCATTGACGACCTCGGCCATCAGGCCGCACAGCTCCTGCTCGACCACTCCTCGCGCGATTCCAGCCACGTGCACCGTCAAGTCATACTGAAGCCCGAACTCGTGGTGCGCCGTTCGACTGATCGACGAGCCGAGCCTCGCAGTCCCGGAAGCGCCGGCGGCACGGTCACACGCTGA
- a CDS encoding RpiB/LacA/LacB family sugar-phosphate isomerase, with amino-acid sequence MKMTKDRHVVVSADFAGYPLKEAVKAHLQARGWSVTDLTPTLDDAPMYQRAGFMVGAKIAEGEFEKALAFCGTGMGIHVAASKCPHVHAAVAETVPAALRASTANNCNVLAMGAFYTAPRLAMAMADAFLESSFGDGYENWRGFAEYHQLGFDECENFDYEAYKANGFELVDKPTVTMGPEPSGLAY; translated from the coding sequence ATGAAAATGACCAAGGATCGCCACGTCGTGGTGAGCGCCGACTTCGCCGGGTATCCGCTCAAGGAAGCGGTGAAGGCTCACCTGCAGGCGCGCGGATGGAGCGTCACCGACTTGACGCCGACGCTGGACGACGCGCCGATGTACCAGCGGGCCGGCTTCATGGTGGGGGCGAAAATCGCCGAAGGCGAGTTTGAGAAGGCCCTCGCCTTCTGTGGCACCGGCATGGGCATCCATGTTGCCGCCAGCAAATGCCCGCACGTGCACGCCGCCGTGGCCGAGACTGTGCCGGCGGCGCTGCGCGCCTCGACCGCGAACAACTGCAATGTCCTTGCGATGGGCGCCTTTTACACGGCTCCGCGCCTTGCCATGGCAATGGCCGACGCTTTTCTCGAGTCGTCGTTCGGCGACGGCTACGAGAACTGGCGAGGCTTTGCCGAGTACCACCAACTCGGCTTCGACGAGTGCGAGAACTTCGACTACGAGGCATACAAGGCCAACGGCTTCGAGCTCGTTGACAAGCCCACCGTGACGATGGGGCCGGAGCCGAGCGGGCTCGCGTACTAG
- a CDS encoding DeoR/GlpR family DNA-binding transcription regulator yields MATSGTVGAEQRRLALVSRLQRDGALQIDEAAAELGVSTMTVRRDLDDLGAEGLLRRVRGGAVAITGPRPFSERRTVRSRAKQLIAEKALALIPRSGAIALDASTTAGTIGASIGERSGLTVATNSYENFRTMRGMPGVEPILIGGALEAATDSFVGLVACQAAASMLYQRFFTSASALDAALGTSEVSLPESQTKKAFAGVSRELILCIDSSKLGDRSIALCFTLADIAVMITELDPGDARLDEYRELVELR; encoded by the coding sequence ATGGCCACCAGCGGAACAGTGGGGGCAGAACAGCGCCGCCTGGCACTCGTCAGCCGCCTGCAACGTGACGGCGCACTCCAGATCGACGAGGCGGCCGCCGAGCTCGGCGTCTCTACGATGACCGTACGCCGCGACCTCGACGACCTCGGGGCGGAAGGCCTGCTGCGCCGGGTGCGCGGTGGGGCCGTGGCGATCACCGGCCCCCGGCCGTTCAGCGAGCGCCGCACGGTACGCAGCCGGGCGAAACAGCTCATCGCCGAGAAGGCACTCGCCCTGATCCCCCGCAGCGGGGCGATCGCCCTTGATGCGTCGACGACGGCCGGCACGATCGGGGCCTCGATCGGCGAGCGTTCCGGTCTCACCGTCGCCACGAACTCCTACGAGAACTTCCGCACCATGCGCGGCATGCCGGGCGTCGAGCCGATTCTCATCGGCGGCGCTCTCGAGGCGGCCACCGACAGTTTCGTCGGGCTCGTGGCCTGCCAGGCGGCGGCTTCCATGCTCTACCAGCGCTTCTTCACCTCGGCCTCCGCCCTGGATGCGGCACTCGGCACCTCGGAGGTCTCGTTGCCCGAGAGCCAGACCAAGAAGGCCTTCGCCGGCGTCTCTCGTGAGCTCATTCTCTGCATCGACTCCTCGAAGCTCGGCGATCGCTCTATCGCCCTCTGCTTCACGCTTGCCGACATCGCCGTGATGATCACGGAGCTTGACCCCGGAGACGCCCGCCTCGACGAGTACCGCGAGCTGGTCGAGCTGCGCTGA
- a CDS encoding sugar ABC transporter ATP-binding protein yields MVDNVIAVRGVSKAFAGVQALDTISLEIAPGEIHCLAGENGSGKSTLIKVISGVHAADEGTIELNGKEFSKLTPMEAISNGVQVIYQDFSVFPNLTVMENLALTAELAEHRTFVNWRRMRRIATEAIAKINVKIDLDAKVGQLSVAQKQLVAIARALMSDARLIIMDEPTTALTKREVDALFGIILDLKSRGIATLFVSHKLEEVFEISERFTIIRNGKHVITCLPEELDHKKFSFFMTGREFDDARFTPQIRATQPILETSRLSAHGAFSDVNLSLRPGEILGITGLLGSGRTELALALFGSLKSDSGEIRIDGKAVVLDSVRTAISHGIGYVPEDRLTEGLFLERSIGSNIVISEIDSFVSSLGVLEQDKADAEAQRWITDLRIATPDAQNAVSTLSGGNQQRIVLAKWLATKPRVLILNGPTVGVDIGSKHDIHRVLRELAAEGLAVIVISDDIPEVIQNCNRVLVMNAGRIVSELDPTQTSELELATLMSKDVQTLEGIS; encoded by the coding sequence ATGGTGGACAACGTCATCGCGGTACGTGGCGTCAGCAAGGCCTTTGCCGGCGTGCAGGCGCTGGACACCATTTCCTTGGAGATCGCTCCGGGCGAAATTCACTGTCTTGCGGGGGAGAACGGGAGCGGGAAATCCACGCTCATCAAGGTGATCTCGGGCGTGCACGCGGCCGATGAAGGCACGATCGAGCTGAATGGGAAGGAATTCTCCAAGCTCACCCCAATGGAGGCGATCTCCAACGGCGTGCAGGTCATCTATCAGGATTTCTCCGTCTTCCCCAACCTCACGGTGATGGAGAACCTCGCTCTCACGGCGGAGCTCGCCGAGCATCGAACGTTCGTCAACTGGCGACGGATGCGGCGGATCGCCACAGAGGCGATCGCGAAGATCAACGTCAAGATCGATCTGGACGCGAAGGTCGGTCAGCTCTCCGTTGCGCAGAAGCAGTTGGTGGCGATCGCCAGGGCGTTGATGAGCGACGCCCGGCTGATCATCATGGATGAGCCGACGACGGCGCTCACCAAGCGTGAGGTCGACGCTCTCTTCGGCATCATCCTCGACCTCAAATCTCGCGGCATCGCCACCCTCTTCGTGAGCCACAAACTCGAGGAAGTCTTCGAGATCAGCGAGCGCTTCACCATCATTCGGAACGGCAAGCATGTGATCACCTGCCTTCCCGAAGAACTCGATCACAAGAAGTTCTCCTTCTTCATGACGGGGCGTGAGTTCGATGACGCGCGGTTCACGCCGCAGATCAGAGCAACCCAGCCGATTCTCGAAACCTCCCGGCTCTCGGCGCACGGTGCATTCTCGGATGTGAACCTGTCGTTGCGGCCGGGCGAGATCCTCGGAATCACCGGGCTGCTCGGATCCGGGCGCACGGAATTGGCGCTGGCCCTCTTCGGCTCGCTCAAGAGCGACTCCGGGGAGATCCGCATCGACGGCAAGGCGGTCGTGTTGGACAGCGTGCGCACGGCGATTTCTCACGGAATCGGCTATGTGCCGGAAGACCGTCTGACCGAGGGGCTGTTCCTCGAGCGCTCGATCGGTTCCAACATCGTGATCAGTGAGATCGACTCCTTTGTCTCCTCGCTGGGTGTGTTGGAGCAAGACAAGGCAGATGCCGAGGCACAGCGATGGATCACCGATCTGCGCATCGCCACCCCGGACGCCCAGAACGCGGTGAGCACCCTCTCTGGCGGCAATCAACAGCGCATCGTGCTCGCCAAATGGCTGGCGACCAAGCCCCGTGTGTTGATTCTCAACGGACCAACGGTGGGCGTGGACATCGGATCCAAACACGACATTCACCGTGTTCTGCGAGAGCTGGCCGCTGAGGGGCTCGCCGTGATCGTGATCTCTGACGACATCCCCGAGGTCATTCAGAACTGCAATCGCGTTCTGGTGATGAACGCTGGCCGCATCGTGAGCGAGCTCGACCCCACGCAGACCTCGGAACTCGAGCTGGCCACCCTGATGTCGAAAGACGTGCAAACCCTCGAAGGGATCAGCTGA
- a CDS encoding bifunctional rhamnulose-1-phosphate aldolase/short-chain dehydrogenase, which yields MSTPADLIARSNRLGADPKNTNYAGGNTSAKGIETDPVTGEPVELMWVKGSGGDLGTLTESGLAVLRVDRLRALEGVYAGLDREDEMVAAFDYTLHGKGGAAPSIDTAMHGLVDAAHVDHLHPDSGIAIATAADGEALTSTIFGDKVVWVPWRRPGFQLGLDIAAIKAQNPAAIGCILGGHGITAWGDTSDEAEANSLWIIDTAAAYIAENSTAEPFGPALEGFAALGEAERLAKAAALAPVIRGLASTDKPMVGHFTHSAEVLDFLASSEHPRLAALGTSCPDHFLRTKVKPMVLDLPSDASVEDSIARLEELHTEYRADYQAYYDRNAVESSPAIRGADPLIVLVPGVGMFSFGANKQTARVAGEFYVNAINVMRGAEGISSYAPIDEAEKFRIEYWALEEAKLARMPKPKPLASRIALVTGAASGIGKAIAVRLAAEGACVVIADLDLAKAQAAAAELGSTDVAIGVAADISNEAAVQAAIDAAVLAFGGLDLVVNNAGLSLSRPLLETTEADWDLQHNVMAKGSFLVSKNAARVLIAQKLGGDIVYISSKNSVFAGPNNVAYSATKADQAHQVRLLAAELGEHGIKVNGINPDGVVRGSGIFASGWGANRAATYGIEEEDLGKFYAQRTILKREVVPENVANAVFVLCSSDLSHTTGLHIPVDAGVAAAFLR from the coding sequence GTGAGCACCCCAGCAGACCTCATCGCGCGGTCGAACCGCCTCGGCGCCGACCCCAAGAACACCAACTATGCGGGCGGCAACACCAGCGCCAAGGGCATCGAGACCGACCCGGTCACCGGTGAGCCGGTCGAGCTGATGTGGGTGAAGGGCTCCGGCGGCGACCTCGGCACGCTCACCGAGTCCGGCCTCGCCGTACTCCGCGTCGACCGGCTGCGCGCCCTCGAGGGCGTCTACGCCGGCCTCGACCGCGAGGACGAGATGGTCGCCGCGTTCGACTACACGCTGCACGGCAAGGGCGGCGCCGCCCCGTCGATCGACACCGCTATGCACGGCCTCGTCGACGCCGCCCACGTCGACCACCTGCACCCCGACTCCGGCATCGCCATCGCCACGGCAGCCGACGGCGAGGCGCTGACCTCGACCATCTTCGGCGACAAGGTCGTCTGGGTGCCGTGGCGCCGCCCCGGCTTCCAGCTGGGCCTCGACATCGCCGCCATCAAGGCCCAGAACCCGGCCGCGATCGGCTGCATCCTGGGCGGCCACGGCATCACCGCGTGGGGCGACACCAGCGACGAGGCAGAGGCCAACTCGCTCTGGATCATCGACACCGCGGCCGCCTACATCGCCGAGAACAGCACGGCCGAGCCCTTCGGCCCCGCGCTGGAGGGCTTCGCCGCGCTGGGCGAGGCCGAGCGCCTGGCCAAGGCCGCCGCACTCGCCCCCGTCATCCGTGGCCTCGCCTCGACCGACAAGCCCATGGTCGGCCACTTCACGCACAGCGCGGAGGTGCTGGACTTCCTGGCCTCCAGCGAGCACCCGCGCCTCGCCGCGCTCGGCACCAGCTGCCCCGACCACTTCCTGCGCACCAAGGTCAAGCCGATGGTGCTGGACCTGCCCTCCGACGCCTCGGTCGAGGACTCGATCGCCCGCCTCGAGGAGCTGCACACCGAGTACCGCGCCGACTACCAGGCCTACTACGACCGCAACGCGGTCGAGTCCAGCCCCGCCATCCGCGGTGCAGACCCGCTCATCGTGTTGGTTCCCGGCGTCGGCATGTTCAGCTTCGGCGCCAACAAGCAGACTGCCAGGGTGGCCGGCGAGTTCTACGTGAACGCCATCAATGTGATGCGCGGCGCGGAGGGCATCTCCAGCTACGCCCCGATCGACGAGGCGGAGAAGTTCCGCATCGAGTACTGGGCCCTCGAAGAGGCCAAGCTGGCGCGGATGCCGAAGCCGAAGCCCCTCGCCAGCCGCATCGCGCTCGTCACCGGTGCCGCCTCCGGCATCGGCAAGGCCATCGCCGTGCGCCTGGCCGCCGAGGGCGCCTGCGTCGTCATCGCCGACCTCGACCTGGCCAAGGCGCAGGCCGCCGCGGCCGAGCTGGGCAGCACCGACGTCGCCATCGGCGTCGCCGCCGACATCTCGAACGAGGCCGCCGTGCAGGCGGCCATCGACGCGGCCGTCCTGGCCTTCGGTGGGCTCGACCTGGTCGTGAACAACGCCGGCCTCTCGCTCTCGCGCCCCCTGCTGGAGACCACCGAGGCCGACTGGGACCTGCAGCACAACGTGATGGCCAAGGGCTCCTTCCTCGTCTCGAAGAACGCAGCCCGGGTGCTGATCGCCCAGAAGCTCGGCGGCGACATCGTCTACATCTCCTCGAAGAACTCGGTCTTCGCCGGCCCGAACAACGTCGCCTACTCGGCCACCAAGGCCGACCAGGCCCACCAGGTGCGCCTGCTGGCGGCCGAGCTCGGCGAGCACGGCATCAAGGTCAACGGCATCAACCCGGACGGCGTCGTGCGCGGCTCCGGCATCTTCGCCTCGGGCTGGGGCGCGAACCGCGCCGCCACCTACGGCATCGAGGAGGAGGACCTGGGCAAGTTCTACGCCCAGCGCACCATCCTCAAGCGCGAGGTCGTGCCCGAGAACGTCGCGAACGCCGTGTTCGTGCTGTGCTCGAGCGACCTCTCGCACACGACCGGCCTGCACATCCCCGTCGACGCGGGCGTCGCGGCTGCGTTCCTGCGCTAG
- a CDS encoding ABC transporter permease — MRALPQKLVRSNEFYLFLVIVVLAIVIQARSGQFFTANNLVDIANAMVVPGIFAVGAFMVLVSGGIDVSFPALASLAVYATTRILVDAGYEGDLWLPFLIVMAIGAVLGSLNGWFASRFAVPVLIITLGTASVFSGIMQGALGSVQIPNIPPAMSEFGRATLFVATNPDSGLTSNMPMSFLLLVGVVLAAFVMLRYTTFGRGIYALGGDESAASRAGFNVRRMKFWLYVIVGVIASIAGLVRTSMMDQMHPTNLLGMELMVIAAVVLGGTAITGGTGTLTGAMLGTLLIVIVQNSMILVGVPTFWQGFALGVLIIVGTGISAVQLTRARKRKTALI; from the coding sequence ATGCGCGCACTTCCCCAGAAACTCGTGCGATCAAACGAGTTCTACCTGTTCCTCGTCATCGTCGTGCTTGCCATCGTGATTCAGGCCAGGAGCGGCCAGTTCTTCACAGCCAACAATCTCGTCGACATCGCGAACGCGATGGTCGTGCCGGGCATCTTCGCCGTCGGCGCGTTCATGGTGCTGGTCTCCGGCGGCATTGACGTGTCTTTTCCGGCGCTCGCCTCGCTGGCGGTCTACGCGACAACCCGCATCCTCGTCGATGCGGGTTATGAGGGCGACCTCTGGCTCCCGTTTCTGATCGTCATGGCGATCGGAGCAGTGCTCGGCTCCTTGAACGGATGGTTCGCCTCCCGCTTCGCAGTGCCGGTCCTGATCATCACGTTGGGCACAGCGAGCGTGTTCTCCGGCATCATGCAGGGGGCACTCGGCTCCGTGCAGATCCCGAACATTCCGCCGGCCATGAGCGAGTTCGGGCGGGCGACGCTGTTCGTGGCGACCAACCCCGACTCTGGTCTCACCTCGAACATGCCCATGTCGTTCCTTCTGCTCGTCGGGGTGGTCTTGGCCGCGTTCGTCATGCTGCGGTACACCACGTTCGGTCGCGGAATCTACGCACTCGGCGGAGATGAGAGTGCGGCATCCCGCGCAGGGTTCAACGTGCGCAGGATGAAGTTCTGGCTCTACGTCATCGTGGGTGTGATCGCCAGCATCGCCGGCCTCGTGCGCACGAGCATGATGGACCAGATGCACCCGACCAACCTTCTCGGTATGGAGTTGATGGTGATCGCCGCCGTCGTTCTGGGCGGTACCGCCATCACTGGCGGCACGGGCACCCTGACGGGCGCCATGTTGGGAACGCTGCTCATCGTGATCGTGCAGAACAGCATGATCCTCGTCGGCGTCCCCACTTTCTGGCAGGGATTCGCCTTGGGCGTTCTGATCATCGTCGGAACCGGAATCTCGGCCGTCCAGCTCACCCGAGCCCGCAAGCGCAAAACCGCACTGATCTGA
- a CDS encoding glutamine amidotransferase produces the protein MARVLLAGESWSTTSVHTKGFDSFTTTAYEEGAADFIAALEHGGHSVVFQPNHVAAAKFPTSLEELREFDVVVLSDIGANTLLIPPQVFSEGRAMPNRLELLAEWTRAGGSLLMVGGYLSFMGIEAKANYRNTALAAVLPVEMEVGDDREETPQGAIASIVGSHPITQGLDENWPAILGYHRVEAREGAEVLATVGAHPLLVVDSEGAGRTAAFLSDMAPHWLPKEFLAWAGYEPMWQQLITWLARESE, from the coding sequence ATGGCACGCGTGTTATTGGCAGGGGAGTCGTGGTCGACGACCTCGGTTCACACCAAGGGGTTCGACTCGTTCACAACCACGGCCTACGAAGAGGGGGCGGCCGACTTCATTGCCGCGCTCGAGCACGGCGGGCACTCGGTGGTGTTCCAGCCCAACCACGTTGCGGCGGCGAAATTTCCCACCAGCCTCGAGGAGCTTCGCGAGTTTGACGTTGTCGTGCTCAGCGACATCGGCGCCAACACCCTGCTGATTCCCCCGCAGGTATTTTCAGAGGGTCGGGCCATGCCGAACAGGCTCGAGCTTCTCGCCGAGTGGACCCGCGCCGGCGGTTCCCTGCTCATGGTCGGCGGCTACCTCAGCTTCATGGGCATCGAAGCCAAGGCCAACTACCGCAACACCGCGCTCGCCGCGGTTCTCCCGGTTGAGATGGAGGTGGGCGACGACCGCGAAGAGACCCCGCAAGGCGCTATCGCGAGCATCGTCGGCTCGCACCCGATCACCCAGGGACTCGACGAGAACTGGCCCGCCATCCTGGGCTATCACCGGGTCGAAGCGCGTGAAGGTGCCGAGGTGCTGGCGACCGTCGGCGCGCACCCCCTGCTCGTTGTCGACTCTGAGGGCGCTGGCCGTACGGCCGCGTTCTTGAGTGACATGGCCCCGCACTGGCTACCGAAGGAGTTTCTCGCCTGGGCCGGCTACGAGCCGATGTGGCAGCAGCTGATCACCTGGCTCGCCCGCGAGAGCGAGTGA
- a CDS encoding autoinducer 2 ABC transporter substrate-binding protein: MKQRRFSGLTLGLAAVLSLGLVGCAAGGTSVPEAGAAGDGDYTIAIVPKDSTNPWFVRMEDGVKQYAADTGLDVYQKGPAETDATMQAQVIQDLIAQGVDAIGVVPVDPGALETVLKQALDAGIVVVTHEGASQENTMYDIEAFNNTDYGGFIMDNLAEAMGEEGVYTTMVGHVTNASHNEWADGAVAKQAEAYPNMTLLAAEPRVESQDDGEVAYQSAKELLKKYPEIKGIVGTSSFDAPGVARAIEELGLTGKVFVSGTGMPAANKGILQKGLVKSLTLWDPADAGYALAALATLILNGEEIADGVDLGVKGYEDMKFAKGSDKVLEGNGWVVINKDNVDEFGF; this comes from the coding sequence ATGAAGCAACGACGCTTTTCCGGCCTGACACTCGGCCTCGCCGCAGTGCTCAGCCTCGGCCTGGTTGGCTGCGCCGCCGGAGGCACCTCCGTTCCAGAAGCGGGCGCCGCGGGCGATGGCGACTACACGATCGCCATCGTTCCCAAGGACTCCACGAACCCCTGGTTCGTTCGCATGGAGGACGGTGTCAAGCAGTATGCGGCCGACACCGGCCTCGACGTCTACCAGAAGGGCCCGGCCGAGACCGACGCCACCATGCAGGCCCAGGTGATTCAAGACCTGATCGCGCAGGGCGTGGACGCGATCGGCGTGGTTCCGGTTGACCCGGGCGCGCTGGAGACGGTTCTCAAGCAGGCACTCGATGCCGGCATCGTCGTGGTCACCCACGAGGGCGCCAGCCAGGAGAACACGATGTACGACATCGAGGCCTTCAACAACACCGACTACGGCGGGTTCATCATGGACAACCTCGCCGAGGCGATGGGTGAAGAGGGCGTCTACACGACGATGGTCGGCCACGTCACGAACGCTTCGCACAACGAGTGGGCCGATGGCGCAGTTGCGAAGCAGGCAGAGGCCTACCCCAACATGACCCTCCTCGCTGCGGAGCCGCGCGTCGAGTCACAGGATGACGGCGAGGTCGCCTACCAGTCGGCCAAGGAGCTTCTGAAGAAGTACCCCGAGATCAAGGGCATCGTCGGCACGTCGTCATTCGACGCTCCCGGTGTCGCTCGCGCCATCGAGGAACTCGGACTCACCGGCAAGGTGTTCGTCAGCGGCACGGGAATGCCCGCCGCCAACAAGGGAATCCTGCAGAAGGGTCTCGTCAAGTCCCTCACGCTCTGGGACCCGGCGGATGCCGGCTATGCGCTGGCCGCGCTGGCCACTCTGATCCTGAACGGCGAAGAGATCGCCGATGGCGTCGACCTCGGTGTCAAGGGCTACGAGGACATGAAGTTCGCCAAGGGCAGCGACAAGGTGCTCGAGGGCAACGGGTGGGTCGTCATCAACAAGGACAACGTCGACGAGTTCGGCTTCTAA